A part of Bacteroidia bacterium genomic DNA contains:
- a CDS encoding CotH kinase family protein — protein MIIRDRSHRTFRQRMVRLLFGISLLTVSVILIVISLYVVFPKNPQISTEVFSGAESRKLVSGSWVFYDHHQVIRNGNTQSADFARNGHFSAKITNENRFGFYFQITDFQPGDHYYVSVWRKKNSDFPAALVVNIQGENPLYVETLQPSRSDERGWELLEQVFTIPTGNITSAAVYVFGSGAGAAYFDDFQLNRISHSALLNFTTSPDTIFPHLNLFIDREGLRQLSILREKALENAILVTSEDSWVKGKIIQGDTTLPVKLRLKGDWVDHLRTDKWSYRIQMKPPFAWNRLLTFSIHHPRTRHYLHEWVFHQMLMREGVLATRYDFATVSINQEPKGVYAFEEHFEKQLPESQSRREGPIVKFNEAGVWNARVRRAASGDASELEDELNTFESADIQPFDGAGVKRDSSLKVQFEAAKALFYQFQFGEKPASEVFDVELTAKFYAITDITRGYHNLIWHNLRFYYNPVTARLEPIGFDGFSEGGNFSFIHRPVMGALVVGDEDIFRNKIHARIFKDPLMVEKYIFYLRQFSSETYLRAFLLSIRPELESRQKLLLTESPEYKFEEEVLLERGKQIQALIFPLAESAIMASTRTSAPDSLSLDITNFHILPLAVVGFGRKETELSGEFPYPILLPPYEKSQLPVWENVRVPSSAKYVFYRLPGLPEMYTAQISPWALAMPEIPRQNLFEKVEIKDNDWYTVNGKEITFFPGRHTIDEDIIIPAGYRLEFLPGTEMNFVKKAALISASPVFMHGEEDLPIVIRSGDGTGQGFTVLQAKEESWMSYVQFSGMNTLQKKSWNLTGAVTFYESPVKIANCSFTRNHCEDALNLVRSKFELNNSHISHTFMDGLDVDFSVGTVKNCTFTNTGNDATDFSGSQVFINDCIMENVGDKGVSVGEKSTAFLQGIKISGAVTGVASKDLSEVTIESIDLVDCKTGFAAYRKKPEFGGGKIRVKKYSLQNVTYPNQIEPGSVLKME, from the coding sequence ATGATAATCAGGGACCGGTCACACCGGACGTTCAGGCAGCGTATGGTCCGGCTGCTGTTCGGGATTTCTCTCCTGACTGTGTCTGTCATTTTGATTGTGATCTCACTCTATGTGGTTTTTCCCAAAAATCCACAGATCTCTACGGAAGTTTTCTCCGGTGCGGAATCCCGAAAACTGGTCTCCGGATCATGGGTATTTTACGATCACCACCAGGTCATTCGCAATGGCAATACCCAAAGTGCAGATTTCGCCCGCAACGGCCATTTTTCCGCTAAGATTACCAACGAAAATCGTTTCGGGTTTTATTTTCAAATTACAGACTTTCAGCCTGGCGACCATTATTATGTTTCTGTCTGGCGAAAAAAAAATAGCGACTTTCCTGCCGCATTGGTAGTAAACATTCAGGGGGAAAATCCACTGTATGTGGAAACACTTCAACCTTCCCGTAGTGATGAAAGAGGGTGGGAACTCCTCGAACAGGTGTTTACCATTCCCACCGGAAATATCACATCGGCTGCGGTTTACGTTTTTGGCTCCGGCGCAGGCGCTGCATATTTTGATGATTTTCAATTGAATCGGATCAGTCATTCGGCCCTGCTAAATTTTACAACCTCCCCAGATACCATTTTCCCACATCTGAATCTTTTTATCGATCGGGAAGGTTTGCGACAACTTTCCATTCTCCGGGAAAAAGCACTGGAAAATGCCATCCTGGTCACTTCAGAAGATTCGTGGGTCAAAGGGAAAATCATTCAGGGTGATACTACGCTTCCCGTCAAACTTCGCCTCAAAGGCGACTGGGTGGACCATCTCCGTACAGATAAATGGTCGTACCGTATCCAGATGAAACCGCCTTTTGCCTGGAATCGCCTCCTGACTTTTTCTATTCATCATCCCCGCACCCGGCATTATCTTCACGAATGGGTTTTTCACCAGATGTTGATGCGCGAAGGGGTACTCGCTACCCGTTACGATTTTGCAACTGTTTCCATTAATCAGGAACCCAAAGGGGTGTATGCGTTTGAAGAACATTTCGAAAAACAACTTCCCGAATCCCAGTCAAGGCGGGAAGGACCGATTGTGAAATTCAATGAGGCGGGAGTCTGGAATGCCCGGGTGCGTCGTGCAGCTTCAGGTGATGCTTCAGAACTGGAAGATGAACTCAATACGTTTGAGTCCGCTGATATCCAGCCTTTTGATGGGGCCGGGGTAAAGCGTGATTCTTCACTTAAAGTGCAGTTTGAAGCAGCTAAAGCTTTATTCTATCAGTTTCAGTTTGGCGAAAAACCTGCGTCTGAGGTTTTTGATGTCGAGCTTACGGCAAAGTTTTACGCTATTACCGACATAACCCGCGGATATCACAATCTGATCTGGCACAACCTGAGGTTTTACTATAATCCGGTAACGGCGCGACTGGAACCCATTGGTTTTGATGGCTTCAGCGAAGGCGGGAATTTCTCCTTTATCCACCGGCCTGTCATGGGGGCGCTGGTGGTGGGCGACGAGGACATTTTCCGCAATAAAATACATGCCCGCATTTTCAAAGACCCACTGATGGTAGAAAAATATATTTTCTATCTCCGGCAGTTTTCCAGTGAAACATATCTGCGCGCATTTTTGCTTTCCATTCGCCCCGAACTGGAAAGCCGGCAAAAACTCCTTCTTACCGAAAGCCCGGAATATAAGTTTGAGGAAGAGGTTTTGCTCGAACGGGGAAAGCAGATTCAGGCATTGATTTTTCCGCTGGCAGAATCAGCTATCATGGCGAGCACCCGCACATCAGCTCCGGATTCCCTTTCGCTGGACATCACCAATTTTCACATTCTTCCGCTTGCTGTTGTGGGTTTTGGAAGAAAGGAAACCGAACTTTCCGGCGAATTCCCCTACCCTATTCTTTTGCCTCCTTACGAAAAAAGCCAGTTACCCGTCTGGGAAAATGTACGGGTTCCTTCCTCGGCAAAATATGTATTCTACCGCCTTCCCGGCCTTCCGGAAATGTACACTGCGCAAATTTCCCCCTGGGCATTGGCTATGCCTGAAATTCCCCGTCAGAACCTGTTTGAAAAGGTAGAGATAAAAGATAACGACTGGTACACCGTAAACGGAAAAGAGATTACATTTTTCCCCGGCAGGCATACGATCGATGAAGACATCATTATTCCCGCTGGTTACAGGCTCGAATTTCTTCCCGGCACAGAAATGAATTTTGTAAAAAAAGCTGCACTGATTTCCGCTTCGCCGGTATTTATGCATGGAGAGGAAGATTTGCCCATTGTGATTCGCTCCGGAGACGGGACCGGGCAGGGATTTACGGTTTTGCAGGCGAAAGAAGAATCGTGGATGAGTTACGTGCAATTTTCAGGAATGAATACTTTGCAGAAGAAAAGCTGGAATCTGACCGGAGCGGTAACTTTCTACGAATCCCCCGTAAAAATCGCAAACTGTTCATTTACCCGCAACCACTGCGAAGACGCGTTGAATCTGGTTCGCAGCAAATTTGAACTCAACAACAGCCATATCAGCCACACCTTTATGGACGGGCTGGACGTAGATTTTTCAGTAGGTACGGTCAAAAACTGTACTTTCACCAATACCGGAAATGATGCGACGGATTTTTCTGGTAGTCAGGTATTTATCAATGATTGTATAATGGAAAATGTTGGAGATAAGGGCGTGAGTGTGGGCGAAAAATCGACAGCATTTTTGCAAGGAATAAAAATATCGGGCGCAGTTACCGGCGTGGCTTCCAAAGATCTTTCAGAGGTGACGATTGAATCCATCGACCTGGTCGATTGCAAAACAGGTTTTGCAGCTTACCGAAAGAAACCCGAATTTGGCGGAGGGAAAATCAGGGTAAAAAAATATTCGCTGCAAAACGTAACGTACCCCAATCAGATAGAGCCGGGATCGGTATTGAAGATGGAATGA
- a CDS encoding DUF4956 domain-containing protein: MGIFEPYLDQFSQSVNLTDFLINLAVTAILGLLLRAFYIRFGNSVSNRTRFAANFLLLGLTTMLIITIVKSSIALSLGLVGALSIVRFRAAIKDPEELTYLFLTIGIGLAAGANQPLIAILAFVFILGLLYLSKRISGGTAIRRDDNMYLNIFSDTSDITAISDILTKHLSYVELKRVDQTPGGMDVSFVVKAESVETIDKLRKDLMALSPATTFSMIDQPDLVV, encoded by the coding sequence ATGGGAATATTTGAACCTTATCTTGATCAGTTTTCCCAATCGGTAAATCTTACCGATTTTCTGATTAATCTCGCAGTAACGGCAATTTTAGGTTTGTTACTCCGCGCTTTTTATATCCGCTTTGGGAATTCCGTTTCAAACCGCACGCGTTTTGCCGCCAATTTCCTTCTGCTCGGACTTACTACCATGCTGATTATCACCATTGTAAAGTCTTCCATCGCACTTTCTCTGGGACTTGTAGGCGCGCTCTCTATCGTGCGTTTTCGCGCTGCGATCAAAGATCCGGAAGAACTTACCTATCTGTTTCTGACTATCGGTATCGGCCTTGCAGCAGGGGCAAACCAGCCGCTGATCGCTATTCTGGCTTTTGTATTTATTCTCGGACTTCTCTATTTGAGCAAACGTATTTCCGGGGGAACAGCGATTCGCCGCGATGATAATATGTATCTGAATATCTTCTCCGATACCAGCGACATTACGGCGATTTCGGATATTCTGACCAAACATTTGTCTTATGTCGAACTCAAACGCGTGGATCAGACGCCCGGAGGAATGGATGTTTCTTTTGTCGTAAAAGCAGAATCGGTGGAGACGATCGACAAACTCAGAAAAGATCTGATGGCCCTTTCGCCTGCCACAACTTTCTCCATGATTGATCAGCCTGATCTCGTGGTATGA
- a CDS encoding DUF6728 family protein, with amino-acid sequence MEVLKKIYGYLTFKKPDPDAPKSGYLSAMHGINKISIFMFLIAIVIWIFKVAL; translated from the coding sequence ATGGAAGTACTGAAAAAAATATACGGCTACCTGACTTTTAAAAAGCCAGATCCGGATGCACCAAAATCCGGTTATCTTTCTGCAATGCACGGAATCAACAAGATTTCCATATTCATGTTCCTGATTGCGATTGTGATATGGATTTTTAAGGTAGCACTTTAA
- the mgtE gene encoding magnesium transporter, which translates to MAKEPSIIQKRVDRVRRLLKSPNAHIRALMSVLHPTEIAQVLEDTTPEIQERILKELPPELISEAISEMDEDTNPGQLLTLLHPEIASALISELAPDDAADLLAQIPEEYKQKILYYMPAEDGSVITKLLTYEEDTAGGLMNPELVVVRVSMTKLDALREVVRQSEDQDEFYTIYVVDEENRLVGFLTFRSLFLARNTEPVRNIMETEIISVSVNTDQEEVAKMMGQYNLPTLPVVDENNILLGRITFDDVMDVMEEENTEDILSFAGVSDGENLRGGWSNAVKSRMPWLLINLITAAIAGIVISMFDATIEKLVLLTTLMPVIAGVSGNGATQTLAVTIRRISTNGIPARKALRVVLKEVSVGAINGLILGAVVSIVVTFINPNPNPQFVAIMGLVVFISMFGNLMLAGFAGSFIPITLERLGVDPAVASSILITAFTDIVGYLLLFGLAAKVLIPLVSTVAEAGINFINPIL; encoded by the coding sequence GTGGCTAAGGAACCCTCAATCATACAAAAAAGGGTTGACCGGGTCAGGCGCCTGCTCAAATCCCCCAATGCCCATATACGGGCATTGATGAGTGTATTGCACCCCACAGAAATTGCGCAGGTGCTGGAGGACACCACACCTGAAATTCAGGAGAGGATTTTAAAGGAACTTCCCCCGGAGCTTATTTCAGAGGCCATCTCGGAAATGGATGAAGATACCAATCCGGGGCAGCTCCTGACCTTACTTCACCCGGAGATTGCCTCTGCACTCATCAGCGAACTGGCACCCGACGATGCTGCCGACCTTTTGGCCCAGATTCCGGAGGAGTACAAGCAGAAAATCCTCTACTATATGCCGGCAGAGGATGGCTCGGTCATTACAAAACTCCTCACTTACGAAGAAGATACAGCGGGCGGCCTGATGAACCCTGAGCTCGTAGTTGTCAGAGTTTCGATGACAAAACTCGATGCATTAAGGGAAGTAGTGAGGCAGTCGGAAGATCAGGATGAATTTTACACAATCTATGTAGTGGATGAGGAAAACCGGCTGGTGGGTTTTCTCACTTTCCGGTCCCTGTTTCTCGCCCGGAATACCGAGCCTGTGCGAAATATCATGGAAACCGAAATCATCTCGGTAAGTGTCAATACTGACCAGGAAGAGGTTGCCAAAATGATGGGACAGTACAACCTGCCTACACTTCCGGTAGTAGATGAAAATAATATTCTTCTGGGTCGGATCACCTTCGATGACGTCATGGATGTCATGGAAGAGGAAAACACAGAAGACATTTTGAGTTTTGCAGGGGTATCAGACGGAGAAAACCTTCGCGGAGGCTGGTCCAACGCAGTAAAAAGCCGGATGCCGTGGTTGCTGATCAATCTGATTACGGCAGCTATAGCGGGGATTGTTATTTCTATGTTTGATGCGACAATTGAAAAACTGGTTTTGCTGACGACACTTATGCCGGTGATTGCAGGCGTTTCGGGAAATGGCGCTACACAAACACTCGCCGTTACGATACGTCGTATTTCTACCAATGGTATTCCCGCAAGAAAAGCACTGAGAGTGGTTTTGAAGGAAGTAAGTGTAGGGGCGATCAATGGCTTGATCCTCGGTGCAGTTGTATCTATTGTGGTGACGTTCATCAACCCCAATCCCAATCCTCAGTTTGTGGCAATCATGGGACTGGTGGTATTTATTTCCATGTTTGGAAATCTTATGCTTGCCGGTTTTGCGGGTTCTTTCATCCCTATTACCCTGGAGAGGCTGGGGGTTGACCCGGCCGTAGCCTCTTCCATATTGATTACGGCTTTTACCGATATTGTAGGATATCTTCTACTTTTTGGGTTGGCGGCAAAAGTATTAATCCCGCTTGTGAGTACGGTCGCTGAGGCCGGAATTAATTTTATCAATCCCATCCTGTAA